The following proteins are co-located in the Sulfurospirillum deleyianum DSM 6946 genome:
- the sppA gene encoding signal peptide peptidase SppA: MLETLKKPFLWIGAIFTYIQNHFKAMLFLLLLVLIFGSQDELKTPNLAIVKLEGEILNVEEILENIDKAQNDENIKGVLLHVDSPGGALAPSIELSMAVKRLAEKKPVVAYAGGSMTSGSYYASIWSNYIIANPGAFIGSIGVLFQAPNVAELAKKLGISEQVLSAGEYKQMGTFTREWTQKERGALKNLIDDAYDLFVKDVATARGLNLAKPDEFANAQVFIASKALNVHLIDEIGSLSSAKTKVEELANITHPVWQKPDAMDKWMKRLESSAHLPLLNTMGYLK, translated from the coding sequence ATGCTAGAAACCCTTAAAAAACCTTTTCTTTGGATAGGCGCTATTTTTACCTACATCCAAAACCACTTTAAAGCGATGCTTTTTTTACTGCTTTTGGTGCTCATTTTTGGCTCACAAGATGAGCTTAAAACGCCTAATCTTGCGATTGTCAAGCTTGAGGGTGAGATTTTAAATGTGGAAGAGATTTTGGAGAACATCGACAAAGCACAAAACGATGAAAACATCAAAGGTGTGCTTTTACATGTAGATTCCCCTGGTGGCGCACTGGCTCCTTCCATTGAGCTTTCTATGGCGGTAAAACGCTTGGCAGAGAAAAAACCTGTCGTGGCGTATGCTGGGGGAAGTATGACCAGCGGAAGTTACTACGCCTCCATTTGGTCAAACTACATCATCGCCAATCCTGGAGCGTTCATAGGCTCCATTGGGGTTTTGTTTCAAGCGCCCAATGTAGCAGAGTTGGCTAAAAAACTGGGCATTTCTGAGCAGGTCTTAAGTGCGGGAGAGTACAAGCAAATGGGCACCTTTACCCGTGAATGGACGCAAAAAGAGCGAGGTGCGCTCAAAAATTTGATTGATGACGCCTATGATTTGTTTGTTAAAGATGTCGCTACGGCTAGAGGACTTAACCTTGCCAAACCTGATGAGTTTGCCAACGCACAAGTTTTTATCGCCAGTAAGGCGCTCAATGTGCATCTCATTGATGAAATTGGCTCCCTAAGCAGTGCCAAAACCAAAGTGGAAGAGCTTGCCAATATTACGCACCCCGTATGGCAAAAACCAGATGCGATGGATAAATGGATGAAAAGATTGGAGAGTAGCGCACACCTTCCTCTTTTAAACACCATGGGGTATTTAAAGTAA
- the mqnF gene encoding aminofutalosine deaminase family hydrolase produces the protein MTLITADFVLTCNEQFEIIEEGAVLFDTQILEVGKASILKEKHPTATLLQTPKNSVLLPGLINSHVHLEFSANQSMLRYGDFIPWLQSIIAHRDELSALATTELMTCKLHEMLKSGTTSLGAISSFGADLEACVNAPQRVVYFNEVLGSVPSAVDVMYSDFRGRLEASKEFTCKHFIPAISVHSPYSTHPILAKKALQLALDEGCVVSTHFMESPAERAWMDEGSGDFQSFFSAFNPHAKPMCTSVEYLALFEKNATLFTHGVHANQAELHTIAEQNATLTHCPVSNRLLGVGALDVEAVENENINLTLGTDGLSSNISLSLWDEMRSSLMMHSDKALNTLAKTLLQSVTCNAAHALKLPCGALKEGLASDMIVVTLPQECAIETLPLQLILHTHHTHLTFIDGEELC, from the coding sequence GTGACACTGATAACCGCCGATTTTGTTCTTACATGTAACGAACAATTTGAAATCATTGAAGAGGGTGCGGTGCTTTTTGATACGCAGATTTTAGAGGTAGGAAAAGCCTCCATTCTCAAAGAAAAACACCCCACCGCAACGCTACTGCAAACCCCAAAAAACAGTGTGCTTCTACCAGGTCTTATTAACAGCCACGTGCATTTAGAATTTAGCGCAAACCAAAGCATGCTACGCTATGGCGATTTTATCCCATGGCTTCAATCGATCATCGCACACCGAGATGAACTGAGCGCACTTGCAACCACGGAACTCATGACATGTAAACTACATGAGATGCTTAAAAGTGGAACCACGAGCCTTGGTGCGATTAGCAGTTTTGGAGCCGATTTGGAAGCGTGTGTGAACGCCCCGCAACGTGTCGTTTATTTTAATGAAGTCCTAGGCTCCGTGCCTAGTGCGGTTGATGTGATGTACAGCGATTTTAGAGGACGATTGGAAGCGAGTAAGGAGTTTACATGTAAACACTTTATCCCTGCTATTTCAGTCCATTCGCCCTACTCTACCCATCCTATTTTGGCGAAAAAAGCGCTTCAACTTGCCCTTGATGAAGGGTGTGTGGTCTCTACGCATTTTATGGAGTCTCCAGCGGAACGGGCATGGATGGATGAGGGAAGTGGAGATTTTCAAAGCTTTTTTAGCGCCTTTAATCCTCACGCCAAACCGATGTGCACAAGCGTGGAGTATCTTGCTCTTTTTGAGAAAAATGCCACCCTTTTTACGCATGGCGTTCACGCCAATCAAGCAGAGTTGCACACCATCGCTGAACAAAACGCAACCCTCACCCACTGCCCTGTCTCCAATCGCCTCTTAGGCGTGGGAGCACTTGATGTAGAGGCTGTGGAAAACGAAAACATTAACCTGACACTTGGAACCGATGGACTAAGCTCCAACATCTCACTAAGCCTCTGGGATGAGATGCGAAGTAGCCTTATGATGCATTCAGACAAAGCGCTAAACACCTTAGCCAAAACCTTGCTTCAAAGCGTTACATGTAACGCCGCTCATGCCTTAAAACTACCGTGCGGTGCTTTAAAAGAGGGCTTGGCTTCGGATATGATTGTGGTGACGTTACCGCAAGAATGCGCCATTGAGACCCTTCCTTTACAGCTTATTTTACACACCCATCACACCCATTTAACTTTTATTGACGGAGAAGAACTATGCTAG
- the aroQ gene encoding type II 3-dehydroquinate dehydratase produces MKIVVIQGPNLNMLGHREQNVYGAMKLEEIHSQMEAVAKQNNFEIEFFQSNLEGEIVDKIQECLGDADGIIINPAAYTHSSIAIRDAISAVSLPAIEVHISNIYRREEFRQKSMTAPVCTGQISGFGPFGYHLAMISMMQMLGELDALRKAQAAQQVTQA; encoded by the coding sequence ATGAAAATTGTTGTGATTCAAGGTCCAAATCTCAATATGCTCGGTCATCGTGAGCAAAATGTGTACGGTGCGATGAAATTAGAGGAAATCCACTCTCAAATGGAAGCGGTTGCAAAGCAAAATAACTTTGAAATTGAATTTTTTCAATCCAACCTAGAGGGTGAAATTGTCGATAAAATTCAAGAGTGTTTAGGTGATGCGGATGGTATTATTATCAACCCAGCGGCATATACACACAGCTCTATTGCCATTCGTGATGCGATTAGTGCGGTCTCTTTGCCAGCGATTGAGGTGCACATTAGCAACATTTATCGACGTGAAGAGTTTCGCCAAAAAAGCATGACAGCCCCCGTATGCACAGGTCAAATCAGCGGTTTTGGTCCTTTTGGTTACCACCTTGCGATGATTTCTATGATGCAAATGCTAGGCGAACTTGACGCCCTTCGTAAAGCCCAAGCGGCACAACAAGTTACCCAAGCCTAA
- a CDS encoding M24 family metallopeptidase, translating into MNNYILMDENALFYECGFSCDNALFLKLGSEAFFITDGRYTTEASSLISNAHVLEGDRGDLLKTARLLMRKSKIQTVAYNPLEWNVERFAKLSEKLSITFQKRPNFSQQKRIIKTEDELRKLQRAAQFGKEAFDAFAKHLSALGEGVDEKRAFFEAEMLLKRQGSLGLSFEPIVAFDANAAKPHALPTDSTLQKGSLVLMDAGVKYERYCSDRTRTAFFDGTLRFEKEQHFSDTQRQKVYDTVLKAQEMALKAVKVGVKASEIDKAAREVIEKAGYGRYFVHSTGHGVGLDIHELPVISARSQAIIEENMVFTIEPGIYLPNQFGVRIEDTISVRSNGAEIMG; encoded by the coding sequence GTGAATAACTACATTCTGATGGATGAGAACGCACTCTTTTATGAGTGCGGTTTCTCGTGCGATAACGCTCTGTTTTTAAAACTCGGTAGCGAGGCGTTTTTTATTACCGATGGACGCTATACGACGGAGGCTTCAAGCCTCATCTCCAATGCGCACGTATTAGAGGGCGATAGAGGTGATTTGCTCAAAACTGCTCGGTTACTGATGCGCAAAAGCAAGATTCAGACAGTGGCTTACAACCCGTTGGAGTGGAACGTTGAGCGTTTTGCAAAGCTGAGTGAAAAACTTTCCATCACGTTTCAAAAAAGACCCAATTTCTCACAACAAAAACGCATCATCAAAACTGAAGATGAACTAAGAAAGCTTCAAAGAGCAGCACAGTTTGGCAAAGAGGCGTTTGATGCTTTTGCGAAGCATCTCTCTGCTTTGGGTGAGGGCGTGGATGAGAAGAGAGCTTTTTTTGAGGCGGAGATGCTTTTAAAACGTCAAGGTAGTTTGGGGCTCAGTTTTGAGCCCATTGTTGCGTTTGATGCCAATGCCGCCAAACCGCACGCTTTGCCTACGGATAGCACGCTTCAAAAAGGAAGTTTGGTGCTCATGGATGCGGGTGTGAAATATGAGCGCTACTGCTCCGATAGAACCCGTACCGCCTTTTTTGATGGAACGCTTCGCTTTGAAAAAGAGCAACACTTTAGCGATACGCAAAGACAAAAAGTGTACGACACGGTTTTAAAGGCGCAAGAGATGGCTCTTAAAGCGGTGAAAGTGGGTGTAAAAGCCAGTGAGATTGACAAAGCCGCACGTGAAGTGATTGAAAAAGCGGGATATGGACGCTATTTTGTGCATTCCACAGGGCATGGTGTGGGATTGGATATTCATGAATTACCCGTGATTAGCGCACGCTCACAGGCGATCATTGAGGAAAATATGGTCTTTACCATAGAACCTGGGATTTATCTGCCCAATCAGTTTGGGGTGCGCATTGAAGATACGATTAGTGTACGAAGCAATGGTGCGGAGATTATGGGGTGA
- the folK gene encoding 2-amino-4-hydroxy-6-hydroxymethyldihydropteridine diphosphokinase, with the protein MKLEKIRFFPSYRGSAKAYTYRALIGVGGNEGEVKKRFVALYRLLQDDPRLHVEESSPLFKNPPFGYAHQNDFYNAVMVVETSLHVNALLKILLHVEKRFRRVRLFKNGPRTLDLDIIFFNHERRHQKHVIVPHPKWQERLSVGVPLLALKRFKG; encoded by the coding sequence GTGAAGTTAGAGAAGATTCGTTTTTTTCCTTCCTATCGAGGCAGTGCAAAAGCCTATACCTATCGTGCATTGATTGGTGTAGGAGGCAATGAGGGAGAGGTAAAGAAACGGTTTGTTGCCCTCTATCGTTTGCTCCAAGATGACCCTCGTTTGCATGTAGAGGAGAGTTCTCCTCTTTTTAAAAATCCACCCTTTGGCTATGCTCATCAAAATGATTTTTACAATGCCGTGATGGTCGTGGAAACTTCTTTACATGTAAACGCATTGCTGAAAATACTTTTACATGTAGAGAAGCGCTTTAGACGGGTGCGTCTTTTTAAAAATGGTCCAAGAACCCTTGATTTAGATATAATATTTTTCAATCATGAAAGGCGTCATCAAAAACATGTCATCGTTCCCCATCCAAAATGGCAGGAGCGTTTATCTGTGGGTGTACCGCTCTTAGCGTTAAAACGTTTTAAAGGATAG
- the flhF gene encoding flagellar biosynthesis protein FlhF: protein MKFHTFSGGTPAEALKRAQQECGENALVISTKQIRKKTISSSALYEVVVAIEEESTPPRVEKVESLKPRGGEDVLFSLSEAAKQISQIAQATSEPSLSQGIKVSEKSVPSEELGDIKNEINKLADKIKLIQEMFWEEKAPIRNHLAIPSEFSEIYKLAKISGMGEDHLENIMNLTLEHMPGRMKNSSETIKRYFQVLLRKLIPVRVEAEVQKGNKRVMMFVGPTGVGKTTTIAKLAARYSYIQEKRSKVGIITLDTYRIGAVEQLFAYAKMMRLPIEDVVDPNDFNNALSSLSHCDVILIDTVGSSQYDKEKLVKLNKFLQNSQLQIDVNLVLSAGCKLEDLKEIYKNFSFLDIDTLIFTKFDETKAFGTIFSLIYDTDKPVSYFSIGQEVPDDIVPASSDFLVECILEGFEKKRGNDGNTGK from the coding sequence GTGAAATTTCATACGTTTAGTGGTGGAACGCCAGCAGAAGCACTCAAGCGGGCACAACAAGAGTGCGGTGAAAATGCGCTGGTAATTAGTACCAAACAGATTCGCAAAAAAACCATTAGCTCTTCCGCACTTTATGAGGTGGTGGTAGCGATTGAAGAAGAGAGTACGCCACCTAGAGTGGAAAAAGTAGAGTCTCTAAAACCACGTGGTGGTGAAGATGTCCTCTTTAGTCTCTCAGAAGCGGCAAAACAAATTTCTCAAATTGCACAAGCCACGAGTGAGCCCTCTTTGTCTCAGGGAATAAAGGTATCTGAAAAAAGCGTACCCAGTGAAGAGTTAGGTGATATCAAAAACGAAATCAATAAACTTGCAGATAAAATTAAACTCATTCAAGAGATGTTTTGGGAAGAAAAAGCACCAATCCGTAACCATTTAGCCATTCCCTCAGAATTTTCTGAAATTTATAAATTAGCCAAAATAAGCGGTATGGGCGAGGATCATTTAGAAAATATTATGAATCTCACGTTGGAGCATATGCCAGGACGTATGAAAAACAGCTCAGAGACCATTAAGCGCTATTTTCAAGTGTTGCTTCGTAAACTGATTCCTGTGAGAGTAGAAGCGGAAGTTCAAAAAGGAAACAAACGGGTGATGATGTTTGTGGGTCCCACAGGTGTGGGCAAAACTACGACCATTGCCAAACTAGCGGCTCGTTACTCTTACATTCAAGAAAAACGCTCAAAAGTTGGCATTATTACGCTTGATACGTATCGAATTGGTGCGGTGGAGCAACTTTTTGCGTATGCCAAAATGATGCGTTTGCCTATTGAAGATGTGGTTGACCCCAATGATTTTAATAATGCGCTCTCTTCGCTCAGTCATTGTGATGTCATTTTGATTGATACCGTGGGAAGTTCGCAATACGATAAAGAAAAATTGGTAAAACTCAATAAATTTTTACAAAATTCACAACTGCAAATTGATGTCAATTTAGTCCTCTCCGCAGGGTGTAAGTTGGAAGATTTAAAAGAGATTTATAAAAATTTCTCTTTTTTAGATATTGATACCTTAATTTTTACAAAGTTTGATGAGACAAAAGCATTTGGAACGATTTTTTCTTTGATTTATGATACGGATAAACCTGTGAGTTATTTTTCGATTGGGCAGGAGGTTCCTGATGACATTGTTCCCGCATCGAGTGACTTTTTGGTCGAGTGTATTTTAGAGGGTTTTGAGAAAAAAAGAGGTAACGATGGAAACACAGGCAAATAA
- a CDS encoding MinD/ParA family protein codes for METQANKLQELVGSVSSKTQSRTKFIAITSGKGGVGKSTVSANMANVLSNNGYKVALFDADIGLANLDVILNVRIDKNILHVLKGECSLSDIIVPIKKNLLLIPGESGDEILKYSEQFVYERFLEETKVLDDVDFMIIDTGAGIGEHIQLFLEAADEVIVVTVPDPAAITDAYATIKITSKTQSYIHVILNMTKSEKEAQLIFDKINKVAQANIGNGLKLNLIGKLPEDKLISKSIKQRTLFTNDAPNSLASLDMKHIVNNLVYKLERKVLKTDTSKGFGSFFKRIIEQF; via the coding sequence ATGGAAACACAGGCAAATAAACTTCAAGAACTGGTTGGTTCTGTTTCATCCAAGACGCAGAGTCGCACAAAATTTATTGCCATCACGAGCGGTAAAGGTGGCGTGGGTAAAAGTACCGTGAGTGCCAATATGGCAAATGTACTCTCCAATAACGGCTATAAAGTCGCTCTTTTTGATGCGGATATTGGTCTTGCCAATTTAGATGTCATTTTAAATGTGCGTATTGATAAAAATATTTTACATGTACTCAAAGGTGAGTGTTCCCTAAGCGATATCATCGTACCCATCAAAAAAAATCTTCTCCTTATTCCAGGGGAGAGCGGCGATGAAATTTTAAAATACTCTGAACAGTTTGTCTATGAGCGATTTTTAGAAGAGACAAAAGTGCTTGATGATGTTGATTTTATGATTATTGATACGGGTGCGGGAATTGGGGAGCATATTCAGCTCTTTTTAGAAGCAGCGGATGAGGTGATTGTCGTCACCGTTCCAGACCCTGCGGCTATTACGGATGCGTATGCGACGATTAAGATTACCAGTAAGACACAGTCTTATATCCATGTGATTTTAAATATGACGAAAAGCGAGAAAGAGGCACAACTCATTTTTGATAAGATCAATAAAGTCGCACAAGCTAACATAGGAAATGGTTTAAAACTTAATCTCATTGGCAAATTACCTGAGGATAAGCTTATTTCAAAAAGTATTAAACAGCGTACCCTTTTTACCAATGATGCGCCTAACTCTTTAGCTTCTTTAGATATGAAACACATTGTCAACAATCTTGTCTATAAATTGGAACGAAAAGTGCTTAAAACAGATACCTCAAAAGGCTTTGGAAGCTTTTTTAAGCGTATTATTGAGCAATTTTAG
- a CDS encoding RNA polymerase sigma factor FliA, with protein sequence MVKKQPNPYSQNLKKEQDELVLQYLPAVRAMAYRLRERLPASVDVNDLISIGTEEMIKLSRRYDKDQNDSFWGYGKKRVYGSMLDFLRSLDTMSRANRRLIKLVDQEITAYLGEHGSEPDDAYLAKVLGEDSEKIAEARNSAMIVSVMSLNEQVTILSGEDTAQKVEKDELMEMVQSILSTFNEREQMIIQLYYFEELNLKEISEILEISESRISQIHKKLLAKLKEQLGLYHG encoded by the coding sequence ATGGTCAAAAAGCAGCCTAACCCATACAGTCAAAATTTAAAAAAAGAGCAAGATGAACTTGTATTGCAATACCTTCCTGCGGTTCGTGCTATGGCGTATCGGTTACGTGAGCGTTTGCCAGCTTCTGTGGATGTGAATGATTTAATTTCGATTGGTACAGAGGAGATGATTAAACTCTCCCGTCGCTATGATAAAGACCAAAATGACTCTTTTTGGGGATACGGTAAAAAACGTGTGTATGGCTCTATGCTCGATTTCTTACGCTCCCTTGATACGATGAGCAGGGCTAACAGGCGTCTCATTAAATTGGTTGATCAAGAAATTACTGCTTATTTGGGTGAACATGGGAGTGAGCCTGATGATGCGTATTTGGCAAAAGTGTTGGGCGAAGATAGTGAAAAAATAGCTGAAGCACGCAATAGTGCGATGATTGTCTCTGTGATGTCACTCAATGAACAAGTGACGATTCTCTCAGGTGAAGATACAGCACAAAAAGTAGAAAAAGATGAGTTGATGGAGATGGTTCAAAGCATTCTTTCAACGTTTAATGAACGTGAACAGATGATTATTCAGCTCTACTATTTTGAAGAGCTCAATCTTAAAGAGATCAGTGAAATTTTAGAGATTAGTGAGTCACGAATTTCACAAATTCATAAAAAACTGTTAGCAAAACTCAAAGAACAATTAGGGTTATACCATGGCTGA
- the fliM gene encoding flagellar motor switch protein FliM has product MADILSQEEIDALLEVVEEDGDTLSSELDNTESKQVILYDFKRPNRVSKEQLRAVKGIHDKMARNLASQISAIMRSIVEIQLHSVDQMTYGEFLMSLPSPTSFNVFSIKPLDGNCIIEINPSIAFPMIDRLLGGLGESYEATRELTDIELNLLDAILRIIMQRLKEGWAPITDMYPAIETKESSPNVVQIVSQNEIVIMVVMEIIIGNSSGMINLCYPVIYLEPILSRLANRDIMLGETSAKKSRNKELNTLISRAEVFNEAIIGQAELSVGELLELKKGDIVRLDRAADDKAIVMIDKKELFLAEIGLHRFHKSIKIERLVKTDKDEVKEELEELEQIRKSKISSFDISQQG; this is encoded by the coding sequence ATGGCTGATATTTTAAGTCAAGAAGAGATAGATGCACTTTTAGAAGTGGTTGAAGAAGATGGTGATACCCTTAGCAGTGAACTTGACAATACTGAAAGTAAACAGGTTATTTTATACGATTTTAAACGCCCCAATCGTGTCTCAAAAGAGCAGTTGCGTGCGGTTAAAGGTATTCATGACAAAATGGCACGTAACTTAGCCTCTCAAATCTCCGCAATTATGCGAAGTATCGTCGAGATTCAGCTTCATTCTGTGGATCAGATGACTTATGGTGAGTTTTTGATGTCACTGCCTAGTCCTACGAGTTTTAACGTTTTTTCGATTAAACCGTTGGATGGGAATTGTATCATTGAGATTAACCCATCCATTGCTTTTCCGATGATTGACAGGCTTTTGGGAGGTTTGGGTGAGTCATACGAGGCAACAAGGGAACTGACAGACATTGAACTGAATCTTTTAGATGCCATTTTGCGTATTATTATGCAGCGTCTTAAAGAGGGGTGGGCGCCTATTACGGATATGTATCCTGCCATTGAAACCAAAGAGTCTAGCCCCAATGTTGTACAAATCGTCTCTCAAAACGAGATTGTCATTATGGTGGTGATGGAGATTATTATCGGCAATTCTAGTGGAATGATTAACTTGTGTTATCCTGTTATCTATTTGGAGCCTATTCTCTCTCGTCTTGCCAACCGTGATATTATGCTAGGAGAAACGAGTGCGAAAAAGAGTCGCAATAAAGAGCTTAATACGCTAATTTCTCGCGCAGAGGTCTTCAATGAGGCGATTATTGGTCAAGCAGAACTCTCTGTGGGTGAGCTTTTGGAGCTAAAAAAAGGGGATATTGTTCGTCTTGATAGAGCCGCTGATGATAAGGCGATTGTGATGATTGACAAAAAAGAGCTTTTTTTAGCGGAGATTGGTTTGCATCGTTTTCATAAGTCAATTAAAATAGAGCGTTTGGTGAAAACCGATAAAGATGAAGTCAAAGAAGAGCTCGAAGAGTTGGAGCAGATTCGTAAGTCTAAAATTTCATCATTTGATATATCACAACAGGGGTAA
- the fliY gene encoding flagellar motor switch protein FliY, whose protein sequence is MNTFVQLLQQEVISTIEGLTGIAPQVELNKEESTESKLRLSPPLARLDVSVGGDMHGRMRVTVATSIATAIGDMMLGGEGLEKEEMDAEDLDATKEIVSNILSSFSRSLASQKNMPKLEFDIESVEYIDANSEIEFRGYEKLFIYNLAIHMSHDTIAFAISSELTPLVEDMPRMDTPKESIPESALIEPKKVVPSMSPEEISNIELIKDVRLPIRVRIGSKKMLLKDVLSMDIGSVIELDQLANDPLEILVGDKVIAMGEVVIVDGNFGVQIGEIGTKRERLEKLR, encoded by the coding sequence GTGAATACATTTGTACAATTATTGCAACAAGAAGTAATTTCAACGATTGAAGGCTTAACGGGTATTGCACCACAGGTTGAACTCAATAAAGAAGAGAGTACCGAGAGTAAACTTAGGCTGAGTCCTCCTCTTGCAAGATTGGATGTTTCTGTCGGCGGTGATATGCATGGACGTATGCGTGTTACGGTTGCGACATCCATAGCGACTGCGATTGGTGATATGATGCTCGGTGGAGAGGGTTTAGAAAAAGAGGAGATGGATGCGGAGGATTTGGATGCAACCAAAGAGATTGTTTCCAATATATTAAGCTCTTTTTCACGCTCCCTCGCTAGTCAAAAAAACATGCCAAAGCTCGAGTTTGATATTGAAAGTGTTGAGTATATTGATGCGAATAGCGAGATTGAGTTTAGGGGATATGAGAAGCTTTTTATTTATAATTTAGCGATTCATATGTCGCACGATACGATAGCTTTTGCTATATCCAGTGAGCTTACACCACTTGTTGAAGATATGCCACGTATGGATACACCCAAAGAAAGTATTCCAGAATCCGCTTTGATAGAGCCTAAAAAAGTAGTTCCCAGTATGAGTCCAGAAGAGATTAGTAATATAGAATTAATTAAAGATGTGAGATTGCCGATTCGTGTGCGAATAGGCTCTAAGAAGATGTTATTAAAAGATGTTTTGAGTATGGATATTGGCTCAGTGATAGAGTTAGACCAACTTGCTAATGATCCTTTAGAAATTCTAGTAGGGGATAAAGTGATTGCGATGGGTGAGGTGGTGATTGTGGATGGTAACTTTGGTGTGCAAATTGGAGAAATTGGTACCAAACGTGAACGTTTAGAGAAATTACGCTAA
- a CDS encoding TIGR00730 family Rossman fold protein, with amino-acid sequence MQESKRIKDIERTNEWSVLRIMSDFVKGFDELQDLGPSVTFFGSARFHANHRYYKEAYTLAKRLGEKGYSIVTGGSKGIMEAANKGAFESNACESIGLNINLPHEQSGNEFTTKHLTFDYFFVRKVMLIKYSLAYIIFPGGFGTLDELFEALTLTQTKKITKISIFLYGKAYWEKLMDFIQTTLVEHHTIRPEDVELIILTDDMDEIVNKIDERLILYVNALKEEGLEQSRYYQSAIEFLSNKE; translated from the coding sequence ATGCAGGAATCAAAACGCATTAAAGATATTGAGCGCACCAATGAATGGAGTGTGCTTCGCATTATGTCTGATTTTGTCAAAGGATTTGATGAGCTTCAGGATTTAGGACCTTCTGTGACCTTTTTTGGAAGTGCTCGTTTTCATGCGAATCATCGCTACTACAAAGAGGCTTACACGTTAGCGAAGCGTTTGGGTGAGAAGGGGTATTCTATTGTGACAGGTGGTTCCAAAGGGATTATGGAAGCTGCCAATAAAGGTGCTTTTGAATCGAACGCCTGTGAGTCCATTGGTTTAAACATTAATCTTCCGCATGAACAATCAGGCAATGAATTTACAACCAAACACTTAACCTTTGATTATTTTTTTGTGCGAAAAGTGATGCTGATAAAATACTCTTTAGCCTATATTATTTTTCCTGGTGGCTTTGGAACGCTTGATGAACTTTTTGAAGCCCTAACGCTCACTCAAACCAAAAAAATTACCAAAATTAGCATTTTTCTTTACGGTAAAGCGTATTGGGAAAAGTTGATGGATTTTATTCAAACAACATTGGTGGAACACCATACCATTCGTCCTGAGGATGTGGAACTCATCATCTTAACGGATGATATGGATGAGATTGTCAATAAAATTGATGAACGATTGATTTTGTATGTCAATGCGCTGAAAGAAGAGGGATTAGAGCAGAGTCGTTACTATCAGAGTGCGATTGAATTTTTGTCCAATAAAGAGTAA